In Legionella sp. PATHC035, a genomic segment contains:
- a CDS encoding ABC-F family ATP-binding cassette domain-containing protein produces the protein MMHKPIRFEDLSLSFPHKTCFVDFSGQVSNGSRIAIIGRNGTGKSTLLKILAGVIQPTEGDIHFPQALNRGYVPQVIEEYNSLSGGQRFQKLLTQALASDPNLLMLDEPSNHLDRKNRHSLIRMLSEYRGTLIMVTHDIELLQSTVDTIWHIDQGKVNVFTGCYEDYLREITIQRHAIEGELAELIRQKRQLHVDMMKEQVRAKSSRAQGEKHIQQRKWPTIVSQSKARNAQETSGRRKSAINHKKDELSQRLSELYLPETIQPKFAVPGVVTNQTLVTISEGTVGYVENNSILRELSFSIKARDRIAICGDNGSGKSTLLKAILGSPSVIKTGNWTVPQADEIGYLDQHYTTLPAEKTVWEAISGCLIHKSYTEIREHLNDFLFRKNEEVNALVSTLSGGEKARLSLAHIAAITPKMLILDEMTNNLDRETRAHVIQVLKVYPGAMIVISHDADFLNAIQVTDQYEIKDGRLSAL, from the coding sequence ATGATGCATAAGCCTATTCGATTTGAAGATCTTAGTCTTTCTTTCCCCCACAAAACATGTTTTGTGGACTTCAGTGGCCAAGTTTCCAACGGCAGTCGCATTGCAATTATTGGACGCAATGGCACTGGAAAATCAACTCTGCTCAAAATACTTGCAGGTGTAATTCAACCAACCGAAGGTGACATCCATTTTCCTCAAGCATTGAATAGAGGTTATGTCCCCCAAGTTATTGAAGAATATAACTCATTAAGTGGAGGACAACGTTTTCAAAAATTATTGACGCAGGCATTGGCTTCGGATCCAAATCTTTTAATGCTCGATGAGCCTAGTAATCACCTGGATCGTAAAAATCGACATTCTTTAATCAGAATGCTTTCTGAGTATCGAGGAACCTTGATTATGGTGACCCATGATATCGAATTATTGCAATCCACTGTGGATACGATTTGGCATATTGATCAAGGTAAAGTCAATGTTTTTACCGGATGTTATGAGGATTACTTGCGCGAAATCACGATTCAGCGTCATGCGATTGAAGGTGAACTTGCGGAATTGATACGTCAGAAAAGGCAACTGCACGTCGACATGATGAAAGAACAAGTACGAGCCAAGAGCAGTAGAGCTCAAGGTGAAAAGCACATTCAGCAGCGGAAGTGGCCAACCATTGTTTCACAGAGTAAAGCGAGGAATGCGCAAGAGACTTCCGGACGTCGAAAAAGCGCAATCAACCATAAGAAAGACGAGTTAAGCCAACGTTTATCAGAACTGTACTTGCCCGAAACGATTCAACCCAAATTTGCTGTACCTGGAGTTGTAACAAACCAGACCTTAGTAACAATCAGTGAAGGCACTGTTGGTTATGTTGAAAATAACTCCATTTTGCGTGAGTTGAGCTTTTCAATCAAAGCACGCGATCGGATTGCGATTTGTGGCGATAACGGCTCTGGTAAATCCACTTTACTCAAAGCCATTTTAGGAAGTCCGTCTGTAATAAAAACAGGAAATTGGACTGTCCCTCAAGCGGATGAGATTGGCTACCTTGATCAACATTACACGACGCTGCCAGCAGAGAAAACAGTATGGGAGGCGATAAGCGGTTGCTTAATCCATAAATCCTATACCGAAATTAGGGAGCATCTAAATGATTTTTTATTTCGAAAAAATGAAGAAGTTAATGCCTTGGTTTCAACCTTATCTGGTGGAGAAAAAGCTAGACTCTCTTTGGCACACATTGCGGCGATTACACCCAAAATGCTGATTTTGGATGAAATGACCAACAACTTGGATAGAGAAACACGTGCTCATGTCATTCAGGTACTCAAAGTTTATCCTGGGGCCATGATTGTTATTTCCCATGATGCTGATTTTTTGAATGCTATCCAAGTAACTGATCAGTATGAAATTAAGGATGGGCGATTAAGCGCCCTATAG
- a CDS encoding ABC transporter ATP-binding protein, protein MNKKNSSLNTFFLNLIKPYSGYVIGLLLTAAYWGINNALSPYVLKLIIDKVAAFSGDKSALFDAIKPYIIVYITLWILIALDMRLSDWLRLKLFPYLRYDLVNNMFAYLNQHSHRFFQNNFAGSLSNKISDMTAGTIAVFTTIDDAAAQIVGLIIAIISMLLVQPIFALILFIWAITFLGVAIVYFKPVQDLSNIFATSKTTLVGKIVDSISNITNLRLFSRADFENQVIRNATQDTTDKDQTMQWTILKMRIYWDVSIIVLIAANLSMLVVMYTKGQVSIGDFSFVISLSLSIFYNLWYLASQFVHFAEELGKCRQALTLISEPHEITDQPNAQPLKVTQGRIEFQNVSFHYDEGAHLFKNKSVVIEPGQKIGLVGLSGSGKSTFVNLILRLFDVESGKILIDGQNIREVTQESLRENIAMIPQDVTLFHRTLMENIRYGRIDATDAEVVAASKKAHCHEFISKLPEQYDALVGERGIKLSGGQRQRIAIARAMLKNAPILILDEATSALDSLTEKLIQDGLHVLMQNRTTIVIAHRLSTLSEMDRILVFEKGRIIEDGSHEELLKIPSHYSRMWKMQAGGFLPDAL, encoded by the coding sequence ATGAATAAAAAAAATAGTTCGCTAAACACTTTTTTCCTGAATCTGATAAAACCCTACAGTGGGTATGTTATTGGATTATTGCTCACAGCTGCGTATTGGGGAATTAATAATGCCCTTTCACCTTATGTGCTAAAACTCATTATTGATAAGGTTGCGGCATTTTCGGGAGATAAATCCGCCCTATTTGATGCGATAAAGCCCTACATCATCGTGTATATTACATTGTGGATCTTAATTGCATTGGATATGCGTCTTTCAGATTGGCTGCGATTGAAGTTATTTCCCTACTTACGCTATGACCTGGTTAATAACATGTTTGCTTATTTGAATCAGCACTCACATCGTTTTTTCCAAAATAACTTTGCAGGCAGTTTATCCAATAAAATATCTGATATGACCGCGGGCACCATCGCCGTTTTTACAACAATCGATGATGCTGCCGCGCAAATTGTCGGCCTCATTATTGCCATTATCAGCATGCTGCTTGTGCAGCCGATATTTGCTTTGATTTTATTTATTTGGGCCATTACTTTTTTGGGGGTCGCAATCGTTTATTTCAAGCCGGTGCAAGATCTTTCTAATATTTTTGCGACCAGTAAAACCACTTTAGTTGGAAAAATTGTTGATAGCATAAGTAATATCACGAACCTGCGCTTGTTTTCTAGAGCAGACTTTGAGAATCAAGTGATTCGAAATGCAACCCAGGATACTACCGATAAGGATCAGACCATGCAATGGACTATCTTGAAAATGCGTATCTATTGGGATGTGAGTATTATCGTGTTGATTGCAGCTAATTTATCTATGTTGGTCGTTATGTACACTAAGGGTCAAGTATCAATTGGTGATTTTAGTTTCGTTATCTCATTGTCACTCAGCATTTTCTATAATTTATGGTACCTGGCAAGCCAATTCGTACATTTTGCTGAAGAGTTGGGAAAGTGCAGACAAGCCCTAACCTTGATTTCAGAACCGCATGAGATCACGGATCAACCCAATGCGCAGCCACTTAAAGTCACTCAAGGCCGTATTGAATTTCAAAACGTGAGCTTTCACTATGATGAGGGAGCCCACCTTTTTAAAAATAAATCCGTCGTGATTGAACCCGGGCAAAAAATTGGTCTGGTCGGTTTATCTGGCTCAGGAAAAAGTACTTTTGTCAATTTGATTCTTCGCCTGTTTGATGTGGAGTCAGGTAAGATTTTGATTGATGGACAAAATATTCGCGAGGTAACTCAGGAATCACTACGCGAAAATATTGCAATGATTCCTCAGGATGTAACCTTATTTCATCGCACTTTAATGGAAAACATTCGCTATGGCCGTATTGATGCAACAGATGCGGAAGTAGTTGCTGCATCAAAGAAAGCACATTGCCATGAATTCATCTCCAAACTTCCTGAGCAGTATGATGCGTTAGTTGGTGAGCGTGGCATTAAATTATCGGGTGGACAACGACAAAGAATTGCCATCGCCCGCGCTATGTTGAAAAATGCACCAATTCTCATCCTTGATGAAGCAACCTCAGCCCTGGACTCGTTGACTGAAAAATTGATTCAGGATGGCTTGCATGTGTTAATGCAAAACAGAACAACTATTGTCATTGCACACCGACTCTCCACCTTATCTGAAATGGATCGCATCCTGGTTTTTGAAAAAGGCCGTATCATTGAAGATGGTTCTCACGAGGAACTGCTCAAAATACCGAGTCATTACAGCCGTATGTGGAAAATGCAAGCCGGGGGATTTTTACCCGATGCGCTGTAA
- a CDS encoding Lpg0189 family type II secretion system effector, producing the protein MKVNYLLAPLILMPLCVFSQTYDDVTTLMISQNPENKNNQTLTYSNELDNLKKNKSLIRSIDFPTQIIRMDQNIENQQLTCDEVHDQIDKILVQKIVKEQFSYAIYISCHYNPETRLATQFIINSYFDPLNDEAVTYLESYLSEYNGTDLLGTKYKIESAKGLIISLEVAAGMKKKPNRPPFVEYHKDRSNFYFKSNYEMKNKLLSDIYQNFFTPDPNKILPFLDKWVSSHASSIYKPVLRDSNYVELQPEKIFLMENEELFVSNFKQYFAHYCEPYENHRCLNPGGKIENEENLSKAAL; encoded by the coding sequence ATGAAAGTTAATTATTTGCTCGCCCCTCTTATTTTAATGCCACTATGTGTTTTCAGTCAGACTTATGATGATGTGACCACCTTAATGATTTCACAGAACCCGGAGAATAAAAACAACCAAACCCTCACTTATTCCAATGAACTCGATAACTTAAAAAAAAATAAATCATTGATTCGCAGCATTGATTTTCCAACACAAATCATTCGCATGGATCAAAACATAGAAAATCAACAGCTCACCTGTGATGAAGTACATGACCAAATTGATAAAATCTTAGTGCAAAAAATAGTGAAGGAACAATTTTCTTACGCGATTTATATTAGTTGTCACTATAATCCGGAAACTCGATTAGCAACCCAATTCATAATCAACAGTTATTTTGATCCTTTAAATGATGAAGCAGTGACCTACCTGGAATCCTATCTGAGCGAATACAATGGCACTGATTTATTGGGAACGAAATATAAAATTGAATCCGCAAAAGGACTCATCATTTCCTTAGAGGTTGCTGCCGGAATGAAAAAAAAACCGAATAGACCTCCTTTTGTCGAGTATCACAAAGACCGGAGTAATTTCTACTTCAAAAGCAACTATGAAATGAAAAATAAGTTACTCAGTGATATCTATCAAAATTTCTTTACTCCTGATCCAAATAAAATACTCCCTTTCCTAGATAAATGGGTTTCATCTCATGCAAGCTCCATTTATAAACCGGTCTTAAGAGATTCAAATTATGTTGAATTACAGCCCGAAAAAATTTTCCTTATGGAGAATGAGGAACTATTTGTATCTAACTTTAAACAGTATTTTGCGCATTATTGCGAGCCTTATGAAAACCATCGATGCTTGAATCCAGGAGGCAAAATAGAAAATGAGGAAAATCTTTCGAAAGCAGCTTTGTAA